A single Cannabis sativa cultivar Pink pepper isolate KNU-18-1 chromosome 7, ASM2916894v1, whole genome shotgun sequence DNA region contains:
- the LOC115696866 gene encoding ethylene-overproduction protein 1 isoform X2 gives MRSLKIMDGCKGTQVYALNPSGPTSTTGNGVGAGTGSGGGGGGGGGGGVGDKLLHHLQDHLRVNSIRSKSNRTFQASVPPIPNTSLSENLLPYGLPSTDLLEPLIEPCLKYVDFVETLADLYRRIENCPQFDKWKMFVEQCSVFKGLSDPKFFRRSLRSARQHAVDVHTKIVLAAWLRFERREDELLGTSAMDCCKRNLECPKAALVSGYNPESVYESCLCCRNSLEEFEEDGVLIMEEDECSTSEEDGDISFCIGDEEIRCVRYNIASLSRPFRAMLYCGFTESRREMINFSKNGISAEGMRAAEIFSRTKRLDSFDARIVLELLSLANKFCCDEMKSACDAHLASLICDMEGAMLLMEYGLEETAYLLVSACLQVFLRELPGSMHNPNMMRFFCSSEARKRLEIVGHASFVLYLFLSQIAMEEDMKSNTTVMLLERLGECATESWQQQLAFHQLGVVMLERKEYKDAQRYFEAAAEAGHIYSMVGVARAKFKRGHKYSAYKQMNSLISDYTPVGWMYQERALYCIGKEKMMDLNTATELDPTLSYPYKYRAVSLLEENMAGAAISEINKIIGFKVSPDCLELRAWLLIVLEDYEGALRDVRALLTLDPSYMLFHGRMHGDHMVELLRPIVSQLSQADCWMQLYDRWSSVDDIGSLAVVHQMLANDPGKSLLRFRQSLLLLRLNCQKAAMRSLRLARNHSSSEHERLVYEGWILYDTGHREEALAKAEESIAIQRSFEAYFLKAYALSDSTLDPESSMHVIHILEEALRCPSDGLRKGQALNNLGSVYVDCDKLDLAADCYMNALNIKHTRAHQGLARVYHLKNQRKLAYDEMTKLIEKARNNASAYEKRSEYCDRDMAKSDLTTATQLDPLRTYPYRYRAAVLMDDHKEKEAIIELSKPIAFKPDLQLLHLRAAFYESMNDYASTIRDCAAALCLDSSHADTIELYNISKEHVNEP, from the exons ATGCGAAGTTTGAAGATCATGGATGGGTGTAAAGGAACCCAGGTTTATGCACTTAATCCTTCTGGGCCTACCAGCACCACCGGAAATGGGGTTGGCGCCGGTACCGGAagcggtggtggtggtggtggtgggggTGGAGGTGGTGTTGGTGATAAGCTTTTACATCATCTTCAAGATCATCTTAGGGTCAATTCCATTAGATCCAAATCGAATCGAACTTTTCAAGCTTCTGTACCACCAATACCGAATACATCTTTATCAgagaatcttcttccttatggATTACCTTCCACTGATCTCCTTGAACCTCTCATCGAGCCTTGTCTTAAATACGTTGATTTCGTTGAAACCCTTGCTGATTTGTATCGAAGGATCGAGAATTGTCCACAGTTTGATAAATGGAAGATGTTTGTTGAGCAATGTTCTGTGTTTAAGGGACTCTCGGATCCCAAATTTTTCCGACGGAGTCTCCGGTCAGCAAGGCAGCATGCTGTTGATGTTCACACCAAAATTGTTCTGGCTGCTTGGTTAAGATTTGAGAGAAGGGAAGATGAGCTTTTGGGTACTTCGGCTATGGATTGTTGTAAACGAAATCTGGAATGTCCTAAGGCTGCTTTGGTTTCTGGGTATAATCCAGAATCAGTGTATGAGTCTTGTTTGTGTTGTAGAAACAGTTTAGAGGAATTTGAAGAAGATGGGGTTTTGATTATGGAGGAAGATGAGTGTTCAACATCTGAGGAAGATGGTGATATCTCATTTTGTATTGGGGATGAGGAGATTAGGTGTGTAAGGTACAATATAGCTTCTTTGTCTAGACCTTTTAGAGCAATGTTGTATTGTGGCTTTACAGAGTCAAGAAGGGAGATGATTAACTTCTCAAAGAACGGGATCTCGGCCGAGGGAATGAGGGCGGCCGAGATTTTTAGCAGGACTAAAAGATTAGATTCATTTGATGCAAGAATTGTTTTGGAGTTACTGTCTTTGGCTAACAAGTTTTGTTGCGACGAGATGAAGTCGGCCTGTGATGCTCATTTGGCTTCTTTGATTTGTGATATGGAAGGTGCCATGTTGTTGATGGAGTATGGGTTGGAGGAGACTGCTTATCTTCTTGTGTCAGCTTGTTTACAGGTGTTTTTGAGAGAACTCCCGGGTTCAATGCACAATCCGAATATGATGAGGTTTTTTTGTAGTTCAGAGGCTAGGAAAAGATTGGAAATTGTTGGTCATGCTTCTTTTGTGTTGTATTTGTTTTTGAGCCAGATTGCCATGGAGGAAGACATGAAGTCAAACACAACAGTGATGCTTTTGGAGAGGCTAGGTGAGTGTGCAACTGAGAGTTGGCAACAGCAGCTAGCGTTTCATCAGTTAGGCGTTGTTATGCTTGAGCGCAAGGAATACAAAGACGCCCAGCGCTATTTCGAGGCTGCAGCTGAGGCTGGTCATATTTATTCAATGGTAGGTGTTGCAAGGGCTAAGTTCAAGCGTGGACACAAGTATTCTGCTTATAAACAGATGAACTCTCTCATTTCGGATTACACACCAGTTGGTTGGATGTATCAAGAGCGAGCTTTGTATTGTATTGGAAAGGAGAAGATGATGGATTTGAACACAGCAACTGAATTGGATCCTACTCTGTCCTATCCATACAAGTATAGAGCTGTGTCTTTGTTAGAGGAAAACATGGCTGGAGCAGCCATTTCTGAGATCAATAAGATTATTGGTTTCAAAGTTTCTCCTGATTGTCTTGAACTTCGGGCTTGGTTATTGATAGTTCTTGAGGATTATGAAGGAGCTTTGAGAGATGTTCGAGCACTGTTGACACTTGATCCAAGTTACATGTTATTTCATGGAAGAATGCATGGTGACCATATGGTAGAGCTCCTTCGGCCTATCGTTTCGCAGTTGAGCCAGGCTGATTGCTGGATGCAGCTCTATGATCGATGGTCCTCTGTTGATGACATTGGTTCTCTTGCTGTTGTTCATCAGATGTTGGCAAATGATCCAGGAAAAAGCCTTCTACGCTTTAGGCAGTCTCTACTattattacg GTTGAATTGTCAGAAAGCTGCAATGCGTAGTCTACGGTTGGCTCGAAACCATTCTAGTTCCGAGCATGAAAGACTTGTTTATGAAGGATGGATTCTTTATGACACTGGTCACCGCGAAGAAGCCTTGGCAAAAGCAGAGGAATCTATTGCTATACAGAGATCATTTGAAGCTTATTTCCTTAAAGCATATGCTTTATCAGACTCCACTCTCGATCCCGAGTCTTCAATGCATGTGATCCATATTTTGGAGGAAGCTCTTCGATGCCCTTCCGATGGCCTTAGGAAAGGACAA GCACTAAACAATTTAGGAAGTGTGTATGTAGACTGTGATAAGTTGGATCTTGCCGCTGACTGCTACATGAACGCACTCAACATTAAGCATACTCGCGCACATCAGGGTCTTGCACGTGTATACCATTTGAAAAATCAACGAAAACTTGCTTATGATGAGATGACGAAGCTGATTGAGAAGGCCAGAAATAACGCCTCAGCTTATGAGAAACGCTCAGAATATTGTGACCGTGACATGGCAAAGAGTGATCTTACCACAGCAACACAATTAGATCCACTGAGGACATACCCTTACAGATACAGAGCAGCAG TTTTGATGGATGACCATAAGGAGAAAGAAGCCATAATAGAGCTATCGAAACCGATTGCTTTCAAGCCAGATCTGCAGCTGCTGCATCTTCGAGCGGCCTTTTATGAATCAATGAACGATTATGCTTCCACAATCCGAGACTGTGCAGCAGCTCTGTGTCTTGATTCCAGCCATGCGGATACTATCGAGCTTTACAACATATCTAAAGAGCATGTAAATGAACCATAA
- the LOC115696866 gene encoding ethylene-overproduction protein 1 isoform X1: MMQHNKFTTMRSLKIMDGCKGTQVYALNPSGPTSTTGNGVGAGTGSGGGGGGGGGGGVGDKLLHHLQDHLRVNSIRSKSNRTFQASVPPIPNTSLSENLLPYGLPSTDLLEPLIEPCLKYVDFVETLADLYRRIENCPQFDKWKMFVEQCSVFKGLSDPKFFRRSLRSARQHAVDVHTKIVLAAWLRFERREDELLGTSAMDCCKRNLECPKAALVSGYNPESVYESCLCCRNSLEEFEEDGVLIMEEDECSTSEEDGDISFCIGDEEIRCVRYNIASLSRPFRAMLYCGFTESRREMINFSKNGISAEGMRAAEIFSRTKRLDSFDARIVLELLSLANKFCCDEMKSACDAHLASLICDMEGAMLLMEYGLEETAYLLVSACLQVFLRELPGSMHNPNMMRFFCSSEARKRLEIVGHASFVLYLFLSQIAMEEDMKSNTTVMLLERLGECATESWQQQLAFHQLGVVMLERKEYKDAQRYFEAAAEAGHIYSMVGVARAKFKRGHKYSAYKQMNSLISDYTPVGWMYQERALYCIGKEKMMDLNTATELDPTLSYPYKYRAVSLLEENMAGAAISEINKIIGFKVSPDCLELRAWLLIVLEDYEGALRDVRALLTLDPSYMLFHGRMHGDHMVELLRPIVSQLSQADCWMQLYDRWSSVDDIGSLAVVHQMLANDPGKSLLRFRQSLLLLRLNCQKAAMRSLRLARNHSSSEHERLVYEGWILYDTGHREEALAKAEESIAIQRSFEAYFLKAYALSDSTLDPESSMHVIHILEEALRCPSDGLRKGQALNNLGSVYVDCDKLDLAADCYMNALNIKHTRAHQGLARVYHLKNQRKLAYDEMTKLIEKARNNASAYEKRSEYCDRDMAKSDLTTATQLDPLRTYPYRYRAAVLMDDHKEKEAIIELSKPIAFKPDLQLLHLRAAFYESMNDYASTIRDCAAALCLDSSHADTIELYNISKEHVNEP, from the exons ATGATGCAGCATAATAAATTTACAACAATGCGAAGTTTGAAGATCATGGATGGGTGTAAAGGAACCCAGGTTTATGCACTTAATCCTTCTGGGCCTACCAGCACCACCGGAAATGGGGTTGGCGCCGGTACCGGAagcggtggtggtggtggtggtgggggTGGAGGTGGTGTTGGTGATAAGCTTTTACATCATCTTCAAGATCATCTTAGGGTCAATTCCATTAGATCCAAATCGAATCGAACTTTTCAAGCTTCTGTACCACCAATACCGAATACATCTTTATCAgagaatcttcttccttatggATTACCTTCCACTGATCTCCTTGAACCTCTCATCGAGCCTTGTCTTAAATACGTTGATTTCGTTGAAACCCTTGCTGATTTGTATCGAAGGATCGAGAATTGTCCACAGTTTGATAAATGGAAGATGTTTGTTGAGCAATGTTCTGTGTTTAAGGGACTCTCGGATCCCAAATTTTTCCGACGGAGTCTCCGGTCAGCAAGGCAGCATGCTGTTGATGTTCACACCAAAATTGTTCTGGCTGCTTGGTTAAGATTTGAGAGAAGGGAAGATGAGCTTTTGGGTACTTCGGCTATGGATTGTTGTAAACGAAATCTGGAATGTCCTAAGGCTGCTTTGGTTTCTGGGTATAATCCAGAATCAGTGTATGAGTCTTGTTTGTGTTGTAGAAACAGTTTAGAGGAATTTGAAGAAGATGGGGTTTTGATTATGGAGGAAGATGAGTGTTCAACATCTGAGGAAGATGGTGATATCTCATTTTGTATTGGGGATGAGGAGATTAGGTGTGTAAGGTACAATATAGCTTCTTTGTCTAGACCTTTTAGAGCAATGTTGTATTGTGGCTTTACAGAGTCAAGAAGGGAGATGATTAACTTCTCAAAGAACGGGATCTCGGCCGAGGGAATGAGGGCGGCCGAGATTTTTAGCAGGACTAAAAGATTAGATTCATTTGATGCAAGAATTGTTTTGGAGTTACTGTCTTTGGCTAACAAGTTTTGTTGCGACGAGATGAAGTCGGCCTGTGATGCTCATTTGGCTTCTTTGATTTGTGATATGGAAGGTGCCATGTTGTTGATGGAGTATGGGTTGGAGGAGACTGCTTATCTTCTTGTGTCAGCTTGTTTACAGGTGTTTTTGAGAGAACTCCCGGGTTCAATGCACAATCCGAATATGATGAGGTTTTTTTGTAGTTCAGAGGCTAGGAAAAGATTGGAAATTGTTGGTCATGCTTCTTTTGTGTTGTATTTGTTTTTGAGCCAGATTGCCATGGAGGAAGACATGAAGTCAAACACAACAGTGATGCTTTTGGAGAGGCTAGGTGAGTGTGCAACTGAGAGTTGGCAACAGCAGCTAGCGTTTCATCAGTTAGGCGTTGTTATGCTTGAGCGCAAGGAATACAAAGACGCCCAGCGCTATTTCGAGGCTGCAGCTGAGGCTGGTCATATTTATTCAATGGTAGGTGTTGCAAGGGCTAAGTTCAAGCGTGGACACAAGTATTCTGCTTATAAACAGATGAACTCTCTCATTTCGGATTACACACCAGTTGGTTGGATGTATCAAGAGCGAGCTTTGTATTGTATTGGAAAGGAGAAGATGATGGATTTGAACACAGCAACTGAATTGGATCCTACTCTGTCCTATCCATACAAGTATAGAGCTGTGTCTTTGTTAGAGGAAAACATGGCTGGAGCAGCCATTTCTGAGATCAATAAGATTATTGGTTTCAAAGTTTCTCCTGATTGTCTTGAACTTCGGGCTTGGTTATTGATAGTTCTTGAGGATTATGAAGGAGCTTTGAGAGATGTTCGAGCACTGTTGACACTTGATCCAAGTTACATGTTATTTCATGGAAGAATGCATGGTGACCATATGGTAGAGCTCCTTCGGCCTATCGTTTCGCAGTTGAGCCAGGCTGATTGCTGGATGCAGCTCTATGATCGATGGTCCTCTGTTGATGACATTGGTTCTCTTGCTGTTGTTCATCAGATGTTGGCAAATGATCCAGGAAAAAGCCTTCTACGCTTTAGGCAGTCTCTACTattattacg GTTGAATTGTCAGAAAGCTGCAATGCGTAGTCTACGGTTGGCTCGAAACCATTCTAGTTCCGAGCATGAAAGACTTGTTTATGAAGGATGGATTCTTTATGACACTGGTCACCGCGAAGAAGCCTTGGCAAAAGCAGAGGAATCTATTGCTATACAGAGATCATTTGAAGCTTATTTCCTTAAAGCATATGCTTTATCAGACTCCACTCTCGATCCCGAGTCTTCAATGCATGTGATCCATATTTTGGAGGAAGCTCTTCGATGCCCTTCCGATGGCCTTAGGAAAGGACAA GCACTAAACAATTTAGGAAGTGTGTATGTAGACTGTGATAAGTTGGATCTTGCCGCTGACTGCTACATGAACGCACTCAACATTAAGCATACTCGCGCACATCAGGGTCTTGCACGTGTATACCATTTGAAAAATCAACGAAAACTTGCTTATGATGAGATGACGAAGCTGATTGAGAAGGCCAGAAATAACGCCTCAGCTTATGAGAAACGCTCAGAATATTGTGACCGTGACATGGCAAAGAGTGATCTTACCACAGCAACACAATTAGATCCACTGAGGACATACCCTTACAGATACAGAGCAGCAG TTTTGATGGATGACCATAAGGAGAAAGAAGCCATAATAGAGCTATCGAAACCGATTGCTTTCAAGCCAGATCTGCAGCTGCTGCATCTTCGAGCGGCCTTTTATGAATCAATGAACGATTATGCTTCCACAATCCGAGACTGTGCAGCAGCTCTGTGTCTTGATTCCAGCCATGCGGATACTATCGAGCTTTACAACATATCTAAAGAGCATGTAAATGAACCATAA